A portion of the Candidatus Delongbacteria bacterium genome contains these proteins:
- a CDS encoding ATP-binding cassette domain-containing protein has product MVKINNLKYIVGDFTIIESVSLDIEEKSIYVFHGPSGCGKTTLLKLIAGLLDASDGEITRQSDAGYMFQENTVFKWLSVKDNITFVNDSFSEEDYKELLKTLEIEELVDRSICDLSGGQKQRISLARTLLYNKNLLLLDEPFSSLDKQLKTRLIPKLNEYIKKKGKTLIFITHDTMEAELIDCEIVQFERFPLKYGV; this is encoded by the coding sequence ATGGTAAAAATAAATAACTTGAAATACATTGTTGGAGATTTTACTATTATCGAAAGTGTAAGTTTGGATATCGAAGAAAAATCAATTTACGTATTTCATGGACCTTCAGGTTGTGGTAAAACTACCTTATTGAAACTGATTGCTGGCTTATTGGATGCCAGTGATGGTGAGATAACCAGACAATCAGATGCTGGATACATGTTCCAGGAAAACACTGTTTTCAAATGGCTAAGCGTTAAAGACAATATAACCTTTGTAAACGATAGTTTTTCCGAAGAGGATTATAAAGAGCTCTTGAAAACTTTGGAAATAGAAGAACTTGTAGACAGATCTATTTGTGATTTAAGTGGTGGTCAAAAGCAAAGAATTTCTTTGGCTAGAACTCTCCTCTATAACAAAAATTTACTTTTACTCGATGAACCATTTAGCAGTTTAGACAAGCAATTAAAAACGAGATTGATTCCAAAACTGAATGAATATATAAAGAAAAAAGGGAAAACTTTGATCTTTATTACCCATGATACTATGGAAGCTGAATTAATCG